From one Chloroflexota bacterium genomic stretch:
- a CDS encoding GYD domain-containing protein produces the protein MTMYLMRFGYTPATWARLREHPEDRSEALRSYMDSVGGKVHGFWYAFGADDGFAVVEAPDNVSVAAAVIAIGSGGALSSFSTTVLLTVEETLAALEKSRAVQYRPPGA, from the coding sequence ATGACCATGTACCTGATGCGCTTCGGCTACACCCCGGCCACATGGGCCCGTCTGCGCGAGCACCCCGAGGACCGCAGCGAGGCCCTGCGCAGCTATATGGATTCGGTCGGGGGCAAGGTCCATGGCTTCTGGTACGCCTTCGGAGCCGATGACGGCTTCGCTGTGGTCGAGGCGCCTGACAACGTCTCGGTGGCCGCCGCGGTCATCGCCATCGGCTCTGGTGGGGCACTCAGCTCGTTCTCGACCACCGTCCTGCTGACCGTAGAGGAGACGCTGGCCGCGCTTGAGAAGTCGCGCGCCGTCCAGTACCGCCCGCCGGGCGCCTAG
- the rplL gene encoding 50S ribosomal protein L7/L12, protein MSKDQILETIDGMTVLELSELVKAFEERYGVTAAAPVAVAAAPAGGGDGGAPAAPEEQTEFDAVLTDVGPNKILVIKAVRELTGLGLKEAKDLVDAAPKAVKEGVTREEADAVKEKMAEAGATAEVK, encoded by the coding sequence CTGAGCAAGGACCAGATCCTCGAGACCATCGACGGCATGACCGTCCTGGAGCTGAGCGAGCTGGTAAAGGCGTTCGAGGAGCGCTACGGCGTGACCGCGGCCGCACCGGTGGCGGTCGCCGCCGCCCCAGCCGGCGGCGGAGATGGGGGAGCGCCCGCCGCACCCGAGGAGCAGACCGAGTTCGACGCCGTACTGACCGACGTGGGCCCCAACAAGATCCTGGTCATCAAGGCCGTGCGCGAGCTGACCGGCCTCGGCCTGAAGGAAGCGAAGGACCTCGTCGACGCCGCCCCCAAGGCGGTGAAGGAGGGCGTGACCCGCGAAGAGGCCGACGCGGTCAAGGAGAAGATGGCCGAGGCCGGCGCCACAGCCGAGGTCAAATAG
- the rplK gene encoding 50S ribosomal protein L11, which yields MAKKVRAILRVQGQAGKATAAAPVGPALGQHGINILEFLKAFNERTAHLSGYTVAAEITVYEDRSFTFTTMAPLAAALLKRAAGVESGSAEPNREKVGSITRGQLREIAEAKMVDLNANDTEHAMKIIEGTARSMGIEVAD from the coding sequence GTGGCCAAGAAAGTACGTGCCATCCTCAGAGTCCAGGGCCAGGCCGGCAAGGCGACCGCCGCCGCCCCGGTGGGCCCCGCCCTGGGCCAGCATGGCATCAACATCCTCGAGTTCCTGAAGGCCTTCAACGAGCGGACGGCCCACCTGTCCGGATACACCGTGGCTGCCGAGATCACGGTGTACGAGGATCGGTCCTTCACATTCACCACCATGGCTCCGCTGGCGGCGGCCCTGCTCAAGCGGGCAGCCGGAGTCGAGAGCGGATCGGCCGAGCCGAACCGCGAGAAGGTGGGGAGCATCACGCGCGGCCAGCTGCGGGAAATCGCGGAGGCCAAGATGGTGGACCTGAACGCCAACGACACCGAGCACGCGATGAAGATCATCGAGGGCACCGCGCGCAGCATGGGCATCGAGGTGGCTGACTGA
- the rpmG gene encoding 50S ribosomal protein L33 produces the protein MAKAENRPVITLACTECKERTYSTRKNKRNDPGRLELNKFCPRCRHHTLHRETK, from the coding sequence GTGGCCAAGGCCGAGAACCGTCCGGTCATCACGCTGGCGTGCACTGAATGCAAGGAGCGCACGTACAGCACCCGGAAGAACAAGAGAAACGACCCGGGGCGGCTGGAGCTGAACAAGTTCTGTCCCCGCTGCCGGCACCACACCCTGCATCGAGAAACCAAGTAG
- a CDS encoding PIN domain-containing protein yields MQTIVRLSGAFLGIILGFGLGLVILDRAPDLIGGPNRPAFLVAVVVATLLFGYLAIPYVTLYPTRWAVGRLSEAGAAEFVLGVAGILIGLLMGALIGIPLSQLGGAPGTILPVVVSLMLAAIMAGAFTYKREAILKAIGGLTPGGRRGVPTKVVVDTSAVIDGRIVDIGKTGFILGALVAPRFVLDELQRIADSPDALRRNRGRRGLEMLAALQKDSVTPVEISEDNYPELDEVDAKLVALARDTEAAILTNDYNLNRVAELQGIRVLNINELANAVKAVVHPGEEMSVRIIQEGKEPGQGVGYLDDGTMIVVEGGSRFIDHDVPITVTRVLQTVAGRMIFAQPRDGT; encoded by the coding sequence ATGCAGACCATCGTCCGGCTTTCGGGCGCGTTCCTCGGCATCATCCTCGGGTTTGGCCTCGGCCTGGTCATTCTTGATCGCGCCCCGGACCTGATCGGAGGGCCCAACCGACCGGCTTTCCTGGTGGCCGTGGTGGTTGCCACCCTCCTGTTCGGTTACCTCGCCATCCCATACGTGACCCTGTATCCCACCCGCTGGGCCGTCGGCCGGCTGTCTGAAGCAGGCGCCGCCGAGTTCGTGCTGGGCGTGGCGGGGATCCTCATCGGTCTGCTCATGGGCGCCCTGATCGGGATCCCGCTTTCCCAGCTCGGAGGCGCCCCGGGCACCATCCTGCCGGTGGTGGTCTCGCTCATGTTGGCGGCGATCATGGCCGGGGCGTTCACGTACAAACGCGAAGCCATCCTCAAGGCGATCGGGGGCCTCACGCCGGGTGGTCGCCGCGGGGTGCCGACCAAGGTCGTGGTCGATACCAGCGCCGTGATCGACGGCCGGATCGTGGATATCGGCAAGACCGGCTTCATCCTGGGCGCGCTGGTGGCGCCCCGCTTCGTGCTGGACGAGCTGCAGCGGATCGCCGACTCGCCCGATGCGTTGCGTCGCAACCGCGGGCGCCGTGGCCTGGAGATGCTGGCGGCGCTCCAGAAGGACTCGGTCACCCCGGTCGAGATCAGCGAGGACAATTACCCCGAGCTGGACGAAGTCGACGCCAAGCTGGTGGCCCTGGCACGTGACACCGAGGCCGCGATCCTCACCAACGACTACAACCTCAACCGGGTGGCCGAGCTGCAGGGGATCCGCGTCCTGAACATCAATGAGCTGGCCAACGCCGTCAAGGCGGTGGTCCACCCGGGCGAGGAGATGAGCGTGCGGATCATCCAGGAGGGCAAGGAGCCGGGGCAAGGGGTTGGCTACCTGGACGACGGAACGATGATCGTGGTCGAGGGTGGGAGCCGGTTCATCGACCACGACGTACCGATCACGGTCACCCGCGTCCTGCAGACGGTGGCCGGCCGCATGATCTTTGCCCAGCCCCGCGACGGGACGTGA
- a CDS encoding ATP-dependent Clp protease ATP-binding subunit, whose protein sequence is MDRFDKFTDRARKVLTLAQDEAQRFNHNYIGTEHLLLGLVREGEGVAARVLENMNVELSKVRQAVEFIIGRGERPVVGEVGLTPRAKRVIELAIDEARRLGHNYIGTEHLLLGLVREGEGIAAGVLESLGVNLDKVRHQVIHVLSQSTASAPSQEPKRSSKTPTLDALGINLTELARAGKLDPVIGREKEIERVIQILGRKTKNNPALIGEPGVGKTAIAEALAHKIVAGDVPDTLLDKRVLTLDIGSLVAGTKYRGEFEERLKKIIEELRASSDSVLFIDELHTLVGAGAAEGAIDAANILKPPLSRGELQCIGATTLDEYRKYIEKDAALERRFQPVMVDEPTVDQANAILLGIRTRYEEHHHVKYTDEALRAAVDLSVRYVADRALPDKAIDLIDEAGSRVRLRHASAPPSVREAQQDLEEIIRRKDEAIAAQDYEGAAKLRDEEASGRERIDELRKAWHEEAAKETPEVTDEEIAQVVSMWTGIPVVRISQEEKERLLKMEEALHRRVIGQDEAIKTISSAVRRARAGLKDPKRPIGSFVFLGPTGVGKTELAKALAEFMFGSEEALVKLDMSEFMERHNVSRLVGAPPGYVGYDEGGQLTEAVRRKSYSVVLLDEIEKAHPEVFNILLQVLEDGQLTDAKGRRVDFRNTIVIMTSNVGAQLIQRDSSIGFRAGGDADLMAVAEYDRMKDKVLGELKNLFRPEFLNRIDASVVFRSLTREEIRSIVDLLLNRVRDQLAAQQMELTVTDAAKDAIITKGFDQAFGARPLRREIQHQIEDPLAERMLMAEFQGGDKIVVDADADGKVTIAKKATRKQPVKVAS, encoded by the coding sequence ATGGACCGTTTCGACAAGTTCACAGACCGGGCACGCAAGGTCCTGACCCTGGCCCAGGATGAAGCCCAGCGCTTCAACCACAACTACATCGGGACCGAGCATCTCCTGCTCGGCCTGGTGCGGGAGGGCGAGGGGGTCGCCGCGCGCGTCCTGGAGAACATGAACGTCGAGCTGTCGAAGGTTCGGCAGGCGGTGGAGTTCATCATCGGCCGCGGGGAGCGCCCGGTGGTGGGCGAGGTCGGCCTGACGCCACGCGCCAAGCGCGTCATCGAGCTGGCCATCGATGAGGCGCGCCGCCTCGGCCACAACTACATCGGGACCGAGCATCTCCTCCTGGGCCTGGTGCGCGAAGGCGAGGGGATCGCGGCCGGCGTCCTCGAGAGCCTGGGCGTGAACCTCGACAAAGTCCGCCACCAGGTCATCCACGTCCTGTCGCAGAGCACCGCCAGCGCGCCGTCCCAGGAGCCCAAGCGTTCCTCCAAGACCCCGACCCTGGACGCACTGGGCATCAACCTGACCGAGCTGGCGCGCGCCGGCAAGCTGGACCCGGTCATCGGTCGCGAGAAGGAGATCGAGCGCGTCATCCAGATCCTGGGTCGCAAGACGAAGAACAACCCGGCCCTGATCGGGGAACCGGGGGTAGGCAAGACGGCGATCGCCGAAGCACTTGCGCACAAGATCGTGGCCGGCGACGTCCCGGACACCCTGCTCGACAAGCGGGTGCTCACGCTGGACATCGGCTCGCTGGTTGCGGGGACCAAATATCGCGGCGAGTTCGAGGAGCGCCTGAAAAAGATCATCGAGGAGCTGCGGGCCAGCAGCGACTCGGTCTTGTTCATCGACGAGCTCCACACCCTGGTCGGGGCGGGGGCCGCCGAGGGTGCGATTGACGCTGCCAACATCCTCAAGCCGCCGCTCTCCCGCGGCGAGCTCCAGTGCATCGGGGCCACCACTCTGGACGAGTACCGCAAGTACATCGAGAAGGACGCGGCCCTGGAGCGACGCTTCCAGCCGGTGATGGTCGACGAGCCGACCGTTGACCAGGCCAACGCGATCCTCCTCGGCATTCGGACGCGGTACGAAGAGCACCACCATGTGAAGTACACCGATGAGGCGCTGCGGGCCGCGGTCGACCTCTCGGTCCGCTACGTCGCAGACCGAGCCCTGCCGGACAAGGCCATCGACCTGATTGATGAAGCCGGATCCCGGGTTCGGTTGCGCCACGCGTCGGCGCCACCAAGCGTGCGTGAGGCGCAGCAGGACCTGGAGGAGATCATCCGCCGCAAGGACGAGGCGATTGCCGCGCAGGACTACGAGGGCGCCGCCAAGCTCCGCGACGAAGAGGCCTCCGGCCGGGAGCGGATCGACGAGCTGCGCAAGGCGTGGCACGAGGAGGCGGCCAAGGAGACGCCCGAGGTCACCGACGAGGAGATCGCGCAGGTCGTCAGCATGTGGACCGGCATCCCCGTCGTCCGCATCAGCCAGGAAGAGAAGGAGCGCCTGCTCAAGATGGAGGAGGCCCTCCATCGGCGCGTCATCGGCCAGGACGAGGCCATCAAGACCATCAGCAGCGCGGTGCGCCGAGCCCGGGCCGGCCTCAAGGATCCCAAGCGGCCGATCGGCTCCTTCGTGTTCCTGGGCCCGACCGGGGTGGGCAAGACGGAGCTGGCCAAGGCGCTGGCCGAGTTCATGTTCGGCTCGGAGGAGGCGCTCGTGAAGCTCGACATGAGCGAGTTCATGGAGCGCCATAACGTGTCGCGCCTGGTCGGCGCTCCGCCCGGCTATGTCGGCTACGACGAGGGCGGGCAGCTGACCGAGGCCGTGCGTCGCAAGAGCTACAGCGTGGTCCTGCTGGACGAGATCGAGAAGGCGCACCCGGAGGTCTTCAACATCCTGCTCCAAGTCCTGGAGGACGGCCAACTGACCGATGCCAAGGGCCGGCGCGTGGACTTCCGGAACACGATCGTGATCATGACCAGCAACGTCGGCGCCCAGCTCATCCAGCGCGACAGCTCGATTGGCTTCCGGGCCGGCGGGGACGCGGACCTCATGGCGGTCGCCGAGTACGACCGCATGAAGGACAAGGTCCTGGGCGAGCTGAAGAACCTGTTCCGCCCCGAGTTCCTGAACCGGATCGACGCCTCGGTCGTCTTCCGCAGCCTGACCCGTGAGGAGATCCGGTCCATCGTGGACCTCCTGCTGAATCGGGTCCGCGACCAGCTGGCCGCGCAGCAAATGGAGCTGACCGTCACCGACGCGGCCAAGGACGCGATCATCACCAAGGGCTTCGACCAGGCATTCGGCGCCCGACCCCTGCGCCGGGAAATCCAGCACCAGATTGAGGACCCGCTTGCCGAGCGGATGCTGATGGCTGAGTTCCAGGGCGGCGACAAGATCGTGGTCGACGCGGACGCCGACGGCAAGGTGACGATCGCCAAGAAGGCGACGCGCAAGCAGCCGGTCAAGGTCGCGAGCTAA
- the rplA gene encoding 50S ribosomal protein L1, whose translation MAPHGKKYRAAAALLETGRRYPIAEACELLPKVSTAKFDATVEAHLRLGIDPRHADQLVRGTVVLPHGTGRNLRVIVFAQGEKAVEALRAGADEVGGEDLVKKIDDGWLDFDVAIATPDLMGVVGKLGKKLGPRGLMPNPKSGTVTFDIERAVAEVKSGRIEFKVDRAGIVHAPVGRASFTPDQLQANVATLVDAINRAKPSGAKGTYLRTLTLAPTMGPGVAVDIPSALAAAQA comes from the coding sequence ATGGCTCCCCACGGCAAGAAGTACCGCGCCGCCGCCGCGCTGCTGGAGACCGGCCGTCGCTATCCCATCGCGGAGGCATGCGAGCTGCTGCCCAAGGTCAGCACCGCCAAGTTCGACGCCACGGTGGAGGCCCACTTGCGGTTGGGGATCGATCCTCGCCATGCCGACCAGCTGGTCCGCGGAACGGTCGTCCTGCCGCACGGCACGGGCCGCAACCTCCGCGTGATCGTGTTCGCCCAGGGCGAAAAGGCGGTCGAGGCCCTGCGCGCCGGCGCCGACGAGGTTGGCGGTGAGGACCTGGTGAAGAAGATCGACGACGGCTGGCTCGATTTCGACGTCGCCATCGCCACCCCGGATCTCATGGGCGTCGTCGGCAAGCTGGGCAAGAAGCTCGGGCCCCGTGGCCTGATGCCCAATCCCAAATCGGGGACGGTCACCTTCGACATCGAGCGCGCGGTGGCCGAGGTGAAGTCGGGCCGAATCGAGTTCAAGGTCGACCGGGCGGGGATCGTCCACGCCCCGGTGGGCCGCGCCTCGTTCACGCCCGACCAGCTGCAGGCCAACGTCGCCACGCTGGTGGACGCCATCAATCGGGCCAAGCCATCGGGTGCCAAGGGGACGTACTTGCGAACACTGACCTTAGCCCCCACCATGGGCCCCGGCGTGGCGGTCGACATCCCATCGGCCCTCGCCGCCGCCCAGGCCTGA
- the ispD gene encoding 2-C-methyl-D-erythritol 4-phosphate cytidylyltransferase has translation MTTAAPPLAGVLVAAGRGRRMGSDKLWLEPLGRAIWRWSLDALLAVPGMEVVALVVPADGLERYRAALPPGAAQRCRLVAGGEARADSVGAGLEALADAGVGAGTVVLVHDAARPAASAALMERVARAAGDGDAAIPVVAVNDTLKRARDGQVLDTVDRTDLVAAQTPQAAGLGVLRSALGAARSQGWEPTDEAAALTAIGVSVRTVEGDPANRKLTEPADAELLHCILRSRMAPLDEPMPGSDALVSASRDSVRVGVGVDAHRLEAGRPLRLGGLAFPDEPRGLVGHSDGDAALHAVIDALLGAAGQGDVGTLFPADDASRDADSGELLRLAVEQVRAAGWEPRSVDFAIGAERPAIGPRRDEMAARLAGLIGIPAGQVSVRGTTTDGLGFPGHEGIAAWAVALVERTR, from the coding sequence GTGACGACCGCCGCGCCCCCGTTGGCCGGCGTGCTGGTCGCGGCCGGTCGCGGCCGGCGGATGGGGTCCGACAAGCTGTGGCTCGAGCCACTGGGTCGCGCCATCTGGCGCTGGAGCCTGGACGCCCTACTGGCCGTGCCGGGGATGGAGGTCGTGGCCCTCGTCGTTCCGGCGGATGGGCTGGAACGCTATCGGGCAGCCCTTCCGCCGGGTGCCGCCCAGCGCTGTCGCCTGGTGGCCGGCGGGGAAGCGCGGGCCGACTCGGTGGGCGCCGGCCTGGAGGCGCTGGCCGACGCGGGCGTAGGCGCCGGCACGGTGGTCCTGGTCCACGACGCGGCGCGCCCCGCGGCATCGGCGGCGCTCATGGAACGAGTTGCACGCGCCGCGGGCGACGGCGACGCAGCGATCCCAGTGGTCGCGGTTAACGACACGCTCAAGCGGGCCCGCGACGGGCAGGTCCTCGACACGGTGGATCGCACGGACCTGGTCGCCGCCCAGACCCCCCAGGCTGCCGGGCTGGGGGTCCTGCGCTCGGCGCTGGGGGCCGCCCGATCGCAGGGCTGGGAGCCGACCGACGAGGCGGCGGCGCTGACCGCGATCGGCGTCTCGGTGCGGACCGTGGAGGGCGACCCGGCCAACCGCAAGCTCACCGAGCCGGCGGATGCGGAACTCCTGCACTGCATTCTCCGGAGTCGGATGGCGCCACTGGACGAGCCGATGCCTGGATCCGATGCGCTTGTCTCCGCCTCGCGTGATTCCGTCCGGGTGGGCGTGGGTGTCGACGCTCATCGCCTGGAGGCGGGTCGACCGCTGCGGCTGGGAGGCCTCGCGTTCCCCGACGAGCCGCGTGGGCTGGTCGGCCATTCGGACGGAGACGCGGCCCTCCATGCAGTCATCGACGCGCTTCTCGGGGCGGCGGGCCAGGGGGACGTCGGCACTCTGTTTCCGGCCGATGACGCGTCGCGTGACGCGGACTCCGGGGAGCTGCTCCGCCTGGCCGTCGAGCAGGTGCGGGCCGCCGGCTGGGAGCCCCGGAGCGTCGACTTCGCGATCGGGGCGGAGCGCCCGGCCATCGGCCCTCGCCGTGACGAGATGGCAGCCCGGTTGGCCGGGCTCATCGGCATCCCGGCCGGCCAGGTATCGGTTCGCGGCACGACCACCGACGGCCTTGGATTCCCCGGCCACGAGGGGATCGCAGCCTGGGCCGTGGCGCTCGTCGAGCGCACCCGGTGA
- the rplJ gene encoding 50S ribosomal protein L10 — MPTDAKRRAVSQLVDMLRASSALAVADYRGLTVSEMHTVRKTLRANGVRLQVAKNRLLKIAADEAGLEELKPLLGGPTAIAATSGDEVSLARALQEAFRPYKFVTLRGGLLAGQPISATDLGRIANLPSREVLLGRLAGGMAAPLAGMAGVLAANIRNLVGVLNAVAELRRQTEVAPPTDRAEPSEPTEPAKPTEQTDQAEQTEPSDQAEAEPADQADRAQAEPTDPKEQTDQAEPTDPTDQIEPTQQTEQTEVAEQAEQTGQPRTDKENE; from the coding sequence ATGCCGACCGATGCCAAGCGCCGGGCCGTGAGCCAGCTGGTGGACATGCTGCGCGCCAGCTCCGCGCTGGCCGTGGCGGACTACCGGGGATTGACCGTCTCCGAGATGCACACGGTTCGGAAGACCCTGCGCGCCAACGGCGTCCGCCTCCAGGTGGCCAAGAACCGGCTCCTGAAAATCGCCGCCGATGAGGCAGGCCTCGAGGAGCTCAAGCCGCTCCTCGGCGGGCCGACCGCCATCGCCGCCACCAGCGGCGATGAAGTCAGCCTGGCTCGCGCGTTGCAGGAAGCCTTCCGGCCGTACAAGTTCGTCACTCTGCGGGGTGGCCTGCTGGCCGGGCAACCGATCAGCGCGACGGACCTTGGGCGCATTGCGAACCTGCCCAGCCGCGAGGTGCTGCTTGGCCGCCTGGCCGGCGGCATGGCGGCCCCGCTGGCCGGGATGGCCGGGGTGTTGGCCGCCAACATTCGCAACCTCGTCGGGGTCCTCAACGCTGTGGCCGAGCTAAGGCGGCAAACCGAAGTCGCGCCGCCGACTGACCGGGCCGAGCCGAGCGAGCCGACGGAGCCGGCGAAGCCGACGGAACAGACTGATCAGGCCGAACAAACCGAACCGAGCGATCAGGCCGAGGCGGAGCCGGCGGATCAGGCCGATCGGGCCCAGGCGGAACCGACGGATCCGAAGGAACAGACCGATCAAGCCGAACCGACGGATCCGACGGATCAGATCGAACCGACCCAACAGACCGAACAGACCGAAGTGGCCGAACAGGCCGAACAGACCGGTCAACCAAGGACCGACAAGGAGAACGAATAA
- the rlmB gene encoding 23S rRNA (guanosine(2251)-2'-O)-methyltransferase RlmB has product MSEWIGGRRPVAEALAAGRLARRLLIARTARPSPELRAIRSAATQASIPIEEVERDRLGRLAGFDGHQGVLLEVGPRRWSDPNEMLAAAARGGHPPFLLVLEHLQDPVNLGGLLRSAEAAGVDGVIFPERGSAPLRASAVKSSAGATEHLRLAPVASLGATLTELHEGGLRLVAADQEAATLAWEADLRGPLGVVVGSEGSGLSGATRRRCDVLVRFPMAGRVASLNAATAGALLLFEVVRQRGLPDPGDAP; this is encoded by the coding sequence GTGAGCGAGTGGATCGGGGGCCGACGGCCGGTGGCCGAGGCCCTGGCCGCGGGGCGGCTGGCGCGTCGGCTGCTGATCGCTCGGACGGCCCGGCCGAGCCCGGAGCTGCGCGCGATTCGGAGTGCGGCCACGCAGGCATCGATCCCGATCGAAGAGGTCGAGCGTGATCGGCTGGGCCGGCTGGCCGGCTTCGACGGTCACCAGGGTGTCCTGCTGGAGGTGGGACCCCGACGCTGGTCCGACCCGAACGAGATGCTGGCCGCGGCCGCCCGTGGCGGCCACCCGCCGTTCCTGTTGGTGCTCGAGCACCTCCAGGACCCGGTCAACCTGGGCGGCCTGCTACGCAGCGCCGAGGCGGCCGGAGTCGACGGCGTGATCTTCCCGGAGCGTGGGTCGGCGCCGCTCAGAGCCTCCGCCGTGAAGTCCTCGGCCGGTGCCACCGAGCACCTGCGGCTCGCCCCCGTCGCCAGCCTGGGCGCCACCCTTACCGAGCTTCACGAAGGGGGGCTGCGACTGGTAGCAGCCGACCAAGAGGCCGCGACCCTCGCGTGGGAAGCGGACCTTCGCGGTCCGTTGGGGGTGGTGGTTGGCAGTGAGGGGAGCGGGCTGAGTGGCGCCACCCGGCGCCGCTGTGACGTGCTGGTTCGCTTCCCGATGGCCGGGCGCGTGGCTAGCCTGAACGCGGCCACCGCCGGGGCACTGCTCCTGTTCGAGGTCGTCCGCCAGCGAGGGCTTCCCGACCCCGGTGATGCGCCGTAG
- the secE gene encoding preprotein translocase subunit SecE — protein sequence MISRSRTYVTESWAELRKVVWPTRRQVVNLTLIVIVVSAVVGAYIAIIDLLLLFGMDRLLAP from the coding sequence ATGATCAGCCGGAGCCGTACCTACGTCACCGAAAGCTGGGCCGAGCTGCGCAAGGTCGTGTGGCCCACCCGGCGCCAGGTCGTCAACCTGACCCTGATCGTGATTGTCGTGTCGGCAGTCGTCGGGGCCTACATCGCGATCATCGACCTCCTGCTCCTGTTCGGGATGGACCGACTGCTGGCCCCATGA
- the nusG gene encoding transcription termination/antitermination protein NusG yields MTEPIGTEEARQAARLSREAPQPADPDAAERTTKLWYVIHTYSGYENKVKTNLEHRIESMGVEDQIFQVLVPMEEEIEIRNGQRQTVNKKVFPGYVLVEMIMTDESWYVVRNTPGVTSFVGSGNRPTPLRESEVKAILKQMGVEAPKFKVQFQKGQSVRVTDGPFAEFIGTVDEVHPERNKVRVLVSIFGRETPVELDFLQIEKL; encoded by the coding sequence ATGACCGAGCCGATTGGCACCGAAGAAGCCCGCCAGGCCGCACGCCTCTCGCGTGAGGCGCCGCAGCCTGCGGATCCGGATGCCGCCGAGCGCACGACCAAGCTGTGGTACGTGATCCACACCTATTCCGGGTACGAGAACAAGGTGAAGACCAACCTCGAGCACCGCATCGAGTCGATGGGGGTCGAGGACCAGATCTTCCAGGTCCTGGTGCCGATGGAGGAGGAGATCGAGATCCGCAACGGCCAGCGGCAGACCGTCAACAAGAAGGTCTTCCCGGGCTACGTCCTGGTCGAGATGATCATGACTGACGAGTCCTGGTACGTCGTGCGCAACACCCCGGGCGTGACCAGCTTCGTGGGCTCGGGCAACCGCCCCACCCCGCTGCGCGAGAGCGAGGTCAAGGCCATCCTCAAGCAGATGGGGGTCGAGGCGCCCAAGTTCAAGGTCCAGTTCCAGAAGGGCCAGAGCGTACGGGTCACCGACGGGCCGTTCGCCGAGTTCATCGGCACGGTCGACGAGGTGCATCCGGAGCGCAACAAGGTTCGGGTCCTGGTCAGCATCTTCGGTCGGGAGACCCCGGTCGAGCTCGACTTCCTGCAGATCGAGAAGTTGTAG